A stretch of Streptococcus chenjunshii DNA encodes these proteins:
- a CDS encoding SDR family oxidoreductase → MTDWLNIAGKTVIVTGASSGIGRAIVEELLALDVHVANFDIADNDLKHDNLLFVKVDVTSRAEVEAGVALVVEHFGTVDAVVNNAGINVPRLLVDPKDPHGKYELDDTVFEKITMINQKGLYLVSQAVGRILVDKKKGVIINMASEAGLEGSEGQSAYAATKAAVYSYTRSWAKELGKYGVRVVGIAPGIMEATGLRTLAYEEALGYTRGKTVDEIRAGYASTSTTPLGRSGKLSEVADLVAYYISDRSSYITGITTNVAGGKTRG, encoded by the coding sequence GTGATTGTAACGGGTGCTTCTTCTGGAATCGGCCGGGCAATTGTAGAAGAACTGCTGGCTTTGGATGTTCATGTGGCGAACTTTGATATTGCGGATAACGATCTGAAGCATGATAATTTGCTTTTCGTCAAAGTTGATGTCACATCACGGGCAGAAGTGGAAGCAGGCGTTGCTTTGGTAGTTGAACATTTTGGAACGGTTGATGCCGTGGTTAATAATGCCGGAATCAATGTTCCCCGCCTGCTGGTTGACCCTAAAGACCCGCATGGCAAGTATGAGCTGGATGATACTGTTTTTGAAAAAATAACCATGATTAATCAAAAGGGACTGTATTTGGTCAGTCAGGCTGTCGGCAGAATCTTAGTTGACAAGAAAAAAGGCGTTATTATCAATATGGCTTCCGAAGCCGGTCTGGAAGGCTCTGAAGGCCAAAGTGCTTATGCAGCTACTAAGGCAGCGGTATACAGCTACACACGGTCGTGGGCTAAGGAATTAGGCAAGTATGGAGTGCGCGTTGTCGGTATTGCACCGGGAATTATGGAAGCAACTGGTTTGAGAACGCTTGCTTATGAGGAAGCCCTAGGATATACTAGAGGCAAAACAGTTGATGAAATTCGTGCTGGTTACGCATCTACCAGCACAACACCGCTTGGCCGCAGCGGAAAATTAAGTGAAGTAGCCGATCTTGTCGCTTATTATATTTCAGACCGATCAAGTTATATTACAGGCATTACTACCAATGTGGCCGGAGGGAAGACCCGCGGCTAA
- the srlE gene encoding PTS glucitol/sorbitol transporter subunit IIB yields the protein MAYKSIKVVKGNGGFGGPLIITPTEEKHKFIYVTGGGEKPDIVDKIAELTGMEAVNGFKTSIPDEEIALAIIDCGGTLRCGIYPKKKIPTINIVPTGKSGPLAQYITEDIYVSAVDLDQITLADTDEAAPVSSAPEITETETGTQTAETGFDTSKKITEQRAESSFIARIGMGAGKVVATFNQAAREAIQTMLNTILPFMAFVSLIIGVINGSGVGDWIANLLAPLAGNIWGLILVGFVCSLPFLSPLLGPGAVISQIVGTLIGVEIGKGNIPPQMALPALFAINTQNGCDFIPVGLGLTEAKSETVEVGVPSVLYSRFLNGVPRVIVAWIASIGLYQ from the coding sequence ATGGCATATAAAAGTATAAAAGTTGTCAAAGGCAACGGCGGTTTTGGCGGCCCCTTAATCATTACACCGACAGAAGAAAAGCATAAGTTTATCTATGTGACAGGCGGCGGTGAAAAGCCTGATATTGTAGATAAGATTGCTGAACTGACTGGCATGGAGGCTGTTAACGGGTTTAAAACCTCCATTCCGGATGAAGAGATTGCCTTAGCGATCATTGACTGCGGCGGGACTTTGCGCTGCGGTATCTATCCAAAGAAAAAAATCCCGACAATCAATATTGTGCCGACCGGTAAAAGCGGGCCTTTAGCACAATATATTACAGAAGATATCTATGTTTCTGCAGTCGATTTGGATCAAATCACTCTAGCCGATACTGATGAAGCGGCTCCTGTTTCTTCGGCTCCGGAGATAACTGAAACTGAAACGGGAACTCAAACAGCAGAAACCGGTTTTGATACCAGCAAAAAGATTACAGAACAAAGAGCAGAGTCCAGCTTTATTGCCCGCATCGGCATGGGCGCCGGTAAAGTTGTTGCAACCTTCAATCAAGCAGCGCGTGAAGCGATTCAGACCATGCTGAACACCATCTTGCCTTTCATGGCTTTTGTTTCGCTGATTATTGGGGTTATTAATGGTTCGGGTGTCGGCGACTGGATTGCCAATCTTCTGGCCCCTCTTGCCGGTAATATTTGGGGCTTGATTTTGGTTGGCTTCGTTTGCTCTCTGCCATTCTTGTCTCCTTTGTTAGGACCAGGGGCAGTCATTTCACAAATTGTCGGAACTTTAATCGGTGTGGAAATCGGTAAGGGCAATATCCCACCGCAAATGGCTCTGCCAGCTCTGTTTGCTATCAACACACAAAATGGCTGTGATTTCATTCCGGTTGGTCTTGGTTTGACTGAAGCAAAATCCGAAACGGTCGAAGTCGGAGTACCGTCAGTGCTTTACTCCCGCTTCCTGAACGGTGTGCCTCGTGTTATTGTCGCTTGGATTGCCAGTATCGGGCTTTACCAGTAA
- a CDS encoding glycoside hydrolase family 3 N-terminal domain-containing protein has translation MKKIVKAAGLLFLTCGMLYLAATNGQSSRNGKGVFRLDAKSKIGRTKEKTVAAYLAEMSVEEKVGQLFFARVPEESGLEDIKSYHLGAYLLFDRDFKDRSLEDIKALTASYQEVSAVPMIIASDEEGGSVTRISSILPKAFEVPMTLYQSGGLSAIADDTAAKAQLLKSVGITAGLFPVADVATDKQAFIYDRTLGQDASATADYVAAVVKTLRQEQFASTLKHFPGYGNNTDAHADLVYDQRSLKELESLDFLPFIAGIEEGADSVLMSHHIVSTVDAVPASLSSKMYAILRNDLGFTGVTITDDMDMAGLNKFISQEEAAYQVILAGGDMIMSSEYASQTAYLLERVKAGDLSEERIDESVKRILSWKYDLGLLKGQEK, from the coding sequence ATGAAGAAAATAGTCAAAGCAGCAGGGCTTCTTTTTTTAACCTGCGGTATGCTGTATTTAGCAGCCACAAATGGCCAGTCATCCAGAAATGGTAAGGGCGTTTTTAGATTAGATGCCAAGTCAAAAATCGGACGCACTAAGGAAAAAACAGTAGCCGCTTACCTTGCGGAAATGTCTGTTGAGGAAAAGGTAGGTCAGCTTTTCTTTGCCAGAGTGCCGGAAGAATCCGGCCTTGAGGATATTAAAAGTTACCATTTAGGGGCTTATCTTTTATTTGACCGTGATTTTAAAGACCGGAGCTTAGAAGATATTAAGGCGCTGACAGCTTCTTATCAAGAAGTTTCTGCTGTTCCTATGATTATCGCTTCTGATGAAGAAGGCGGTTCAGTGACACGGATTAGCAGTATCCTTCCCAAAGCTTTTGAGGTTCCTATGACTCTCTACCAGTCAGGAGGTCTGTCTGCCATTGCGGATGATACAGCTGCCAAAGCTCAGCTTTTGAAATCTGTCGGTATCACAGCAGGCTTATTCCCCGTTGCTGACGTTGCCACTGATAAGCAGGCTTTTATCTATGATCGGACTCTGGGACAGGATGCTTCTGCAACAGCAGATTATGTTGCAGCAGTGGTAAAAACTCTAAGACAGGAGCAGTTCGCCTCAACACTTAAACACTTTCCCGGTTATGGCAATAACACGGATGCTCATGCTGATCTGGTCTATGATCAGCGCAGTTTGAAAGAACTTGAGTCTCTTGATTTTCTGCCTTTTATAGCTGGAATTGAAGAGGGTGCGGACAGCGTTCTGATGAGTCATCACATTGTGAGTACTGTTGATGCAGTCCCTGCCTCTTTATCATCCAAGATGTACGCTATATTGAGAAATGACCTTGGCTTTACAGGAGTGACGATTACTGACGATATGGATATGGCTGGCTTAAATAAATTTATCAGTCAGGAAGAGGCGGCTTATCAGGTTATTCTGGCAGGCGGGGATATGATTATGAGTTCTGAATATGCCAGCCAAACGGCTTACCTTCTCGAGAGAGTGAAGGCGGGAGACCTGAGTGAAGAACGGATTGATGAATCTGTCAAACGCATTTTATCATGGAAATATGATTTAGGCTTACTTAAAGGACAGGAAAAGTAG
- the dapD gene encoding 2,3,4,5-tetrahydropyridine-2,6-dicarboxylate N-acetyltransferase, translating to MTAQKMSAQEIIAFIGNAEKKTRVKVTFEGELAAAVPDGVLKLGNVLFGDWQDIAPLLANLTENSDYVVEQDGRNSAVPLLDKRHINARIEPGAIIRDQVTIEDNAVIMMGAVINIGAEIGAGSMIDMGAVLGGRACVGKNSHIGAGAVLAGVIEPASAEPVRVGDNVLVGANAVVLEGVQVGSGSVIAAGAVVTQDVPENTVVAGVPARVIKQIDAQTQQKTALEDALRNL from the coding sequence ATGACTGCACAGAAAATGAGTGCGCAAGAGATTATTGCTTTTATTGGAAATGCGGAGAAGAAGACAAGAGTCAAGGTGACTTTTGAAGGAGAGTTGGCCGCTGCAGTACCGGATGGGGTACTCAAGCTGGGGAATGTTCTTTTTGGAGACTGGCAGGATATTGCACCGCTTTTAGCCAATTTAACGGAAAATAGCGATTATGTAGTTGAACAAGACGGCCGCAATTCAGCTGTGCCGCTTTTGGATAAGCGTCACATTAATGCCCGAATTGAACCGGGAGCCATTATCCGCGATCAGGTAACTATTGAGGATAATGCGGTTATTATGATGGGTGCTGTGATTAATATTGGTGCGGAGATTGGTGCCGGAAGTATGATTGACATGGGCGCTGTTCTTGGAGGCCGGGCTTGTGTTGGGAAGAACAGTCATATCGGTGCTGGGGCTGTCCTAGCTGGGGTTATTGAGCCTGCTAGCGCAGAACCTGTCCGTGTTGGTGATAATGTGCTTGTAGGAGCCAATGCAGTTGTCCTTGAAGGTGTTCAAGTTGGCAGCGGTTCAGTGATTGCTGCCGGTGCAGTTGTCACTCAGGATGTGCCAGAAAATACAGTTGTTGCTGGTGTACCGGCGCGTGTGATCAAACAAATTGATGCACAGACACAGCAAAAAACAGCCTTGGAAGATGCTCTGCGCAATCTTTAA
- a CDS encoding PTS glucitol/sorbitol transporter subunit IIA — translation MTKIFEATVLAVGPEAPGMITDANMLILFGEEAPDDLAEYCYKIDNKNVTGPIQVGGRLVVDGVNCAITAVGNVVEKNLQGLGHITVSLDGSEQGSLPGTLHVAPQTEIKLKEGSVIQLFDS, via the coding sequence ATGACAAAAATTTTTGAAGCGACTGTACTTGCAGTCGGTCCTGAAGCTCCAGGAATGATTACTGACGCCAATATGCTGATTCTTTTTGGTGAAGAAGCACCGGATGATCTGGCGGAATACTGTTATAAAATTGATAACAAAAACGTAACCGGCCCTATTCAAGTTGGAGGCCGGCTGGTTGTTGACGGGGTCAACTGCGCTATTACAGCTGTCGGAAACGTTGTTGAAAAAAACTTACAAGGACTCGGTCATATTACCGTTTCACTGGACGGATCTGAGCAGGGAAGCCTGCCCGGAACCCTGCATGTCGCACCGCAAACAGAAATAAAACTCAAGGAAGGCTCTGTTATTCAGCTGTTTGATAGCTGA
- a CDS encoding BglG family transcription antiterminator, which translates to MALVNRWYQILNALIAQPQLSIDEMLELLAVSEKTLQTSISQLNELLDEDVQIRQEGNQLYIDVFDYARLEEILSGSLRKESDFNSSGKRVSYIIKRLLQSSEPLLIDDLAEEIAVSRTTINKDLKQVKHLASDYQISVKGKPNRGIEINGDELSLRLFYCQNVYAYFDTAALQQETQTFLQELSRDYHLPRKMQDLLSKVVAITVARIKRQKQIDHAIAYYCNGLKNAEIIEKLVYHLEVVYHITLSQFEQDFLSFPLNTQFIAGLSYENTDHPMLEPFYRTVIRKVRTALNVDFDEEKLFHDMYGHLTFLINRLIFHVQITDIFHGEVKNKYPLAFEMARAAGDELRHYFGYPLAAAEISYLALYFEMAVREHEDEQLNRRRRIAVVCTTGRGTAAMIHRQLTRVLGSDIDIVQYSEETFNPQADDDYFAVFTTIPLKYPQLQSPIIHITNLFDDQWLQAEWQKVNVFHQKNLESVTLKFIRLSEGSSYQDYLRQMTAVLADQDLVDSDFGWRVLEREIKQPTVFGGGIAFPHTVNRLKQKKTIMMLGLVEAGDEPEFIFLVAIPESVESEMETELLTLYDDIFRTANDEQLKNALRQVQTEADLLALSKNKGVF; encoded by the coding sequence GTGGCATTAGTTAATCGTTGGTATCAAATTTTAAATGCATTGATAGCACAGCCTCAGCTTTCGATTGACGAGATGCTCGAATTGCTGGCTGTCAGCGAGAAAACCTTGCAGACGAGTATCAGCCAGCTTAATGAGCTTTTGGATGAGGATGTGCAGATCAGGCAGGAAGGAAATCAGCTTTATATAGATGTTTTTGATTATGCCAGACTGGAGGAAATTCTGTCGGGCAGTTTACGCAAAGAAAGTGATTTTAATTCGTCAGGAAAACGGGTTTCTTATATCATTAAGAGGCTGCTGCAGAGTTCAGAACCCTTGCTGATTGATGATTTAGCAGAAGAGATTGCAGTCAGCCGTACGACAATCAATAAAGATTTAAAACAAGTTAAGCATCTGGCTTCGGACTATCAGATTTCGGTCAAAGGAAAACCCAACCGGGGCATAGAGATTAACGGTGATGAACTGTCTCTACGTCTCTTTTACTGCCAAAATGTCTATGCTTATTTCGATACAGCCGCTCTGCAGCAGGAAACTCAGACCTTTCTGCAGGAGCTCAGCCGGGACTACCATTTGCCCAGAAAAATGCAGGATTTACTCAGTAAAGTGGTGGCTATTACTGTTGCACGCATTAAGCGCCAAAAGCAGATAGACCATGCTATTGCTTATTACTGCAATGGGCTGAAGAATGCCGAAATTATTGAAAAATTGGTTTATCATCTTGAAGTGGTTTATCACATTACATTAAGTCAGTTTGAACAGGATTTTCTGAGTTTTCCGCTTAATACCCAGTTTATTGCAGGACTTTCGTATGAAAATACTGATCATCCGATGCTGGAGCCATTTTATCGGACTGTCATCAGGAAAGTTCGAACAGCCTTGAATGTAGATTTTGATGAAGAAAAACTCTTTCATGATATGTATGGGCACTTGACATTTTTGATTAATCGTTTGATTTTTCATGTCCAAATCACGGATATCTTTCATGGTGAGGTTAAGAACAAATATCCGCTGGCTTTTGAAATGGCAAGAGCTGCCGGTGATGAGCTCAGGCATTATTTCGGCTATCCGCTTGCAGCGGCTGAAATCAGTTACTTAGCCCTTTACTTTGAAATGGCAGTGCGGGAACATGAGGATGAGCAGCTGAACCGCAGACGCCGGATAGCAGTTGTCTGCACAACTGGCCGAGGGACTGCAGCAATGATTCATCGTCAGCTGACACGCGTTTTAGGCAGCGACATCGATATTGTACAGTATTCAGAGGAAACCTTTAATCCGCAGGCAGATGATGATTATTTTGCTGTCTTTACAACTATTCCGCTTAAATATCCGCAGCTTCAGTCTCCGATTATCCATATTACCAATCTTTTTGATGATCAGTGGCTGCAGGCAGAGTGGCAGAAAGTGAATGTTTTTCATCAAAAAAACCTTGAAAGCGTAACCTTAAAATTTATCCGCTTATCTGAAGGATCGTCTTATCAAGACTATCTTAGACAAATGACTGCAGTGCTTGCTGATCAGGATCTGGTGGATTCAGATTTTGGCTGGCGGGTGCTTGAGAGAGAGATCAAACAGCCGACCGTATTTGGCGGCGGAATCGCTTTTCCGCATACTGTCAATCGACTTAAACAGAAGAAGACTATCATGATGCTGGGGCTTGTTGAAGCGGGTGATGAACCGGAATTTATTTTTCTGGTAGCGATCCCTGAGTCTGTTGAAAGTGAGATGGAAACGGAATTGCTGACCCTGTATGATGATATTTTTCGAACAGCCAATGACGAGCAGCTAAAAAATGCCCTGCGCCAAGTGCAGACAGAAGCAGATTTGCTCGCTTTATCAAAAAACAAAGGAGTGTTTTAA
- a CDS encoding 5-formyltetrahydrofolate cyclo-ligase: MDKEAIRQNLIKRLKSHNPADKEKLDKLLLDDITASEAYHTSQVLATYLAFSFEYDTQPLIERAVRDGKKVLVPRTCSQGKMVFASYHPEHLIKGRFGILEPDSSRETAEPSEIDLIHVPGLAFNAEGFRIGYGGGYYDRYLADFKGRTVSTVYAWQRLDFKEDAHDVAVMEVFSQ; the protein is encoded by the coding sequence ATGGATAAAGAAGCAATCAGACAAAATCTTATTAAACGCTTAAAGAGCCATAATCCAGCAGACAAAGAGAAATTGGACAAGCTTTTGCTGGACGATATCACTGCCTCAGAAGCCTATCATACCAGTCAGGTTCTTGCAACCTATCTGGCCTTTTCTTTTGAATATGACACACAGCCTTTAATAGAAAGGGCTGTCAGAGACGGTAAAAAGGTTCTTGTTCCCCGCACATGTTCTCAGGGAAAAATGGTCTTTGCCTCCTATCATCCTGAACATTTAATCAAAGGCCGGTTTGGAATCTTAGAGCCGGACAGTTCTCGGGAAACAGCTGAACCGTCAGAAATTGATTTAATTCATGTTCCTGGTTTGGCTTTTAATGCTGAAGGTTTTCGCATTGGCTATGGCGGAGGTTATTATGACCGCTATTTAGCAGATTTTAAAGGCAGAACTGTCAGCACGGTTTATGCCTGGCAGAGGCTTGATTTTAAAGAAGATGCGCATGATGTTGCGGTAATGGAGGTATTTTCTCAATGA
- a CDS encoding transcriptional regulator GutM, translated as MNPAITLGLLVTTAYIIQIFLGLRQIKHFNQVYTAMRRQGRVAIGRRAGKIKSGTIVLFAIDKAGKVLDAKRMQGVTIGARFKTMPAYIGQDIHYFDRYNPLVRKENKLLQTAIEDAREVFLRTEAGSYEESPQPAPLTGLAAQIKLLPAQLKLQLKSKKRSG; from the coding sequence ATGAATCCAGCAATAACTCTAGGGCTATTGGTTACAACAGCTTACATCATCCAGATTTTTCTGGGCTTGAGGCAGATTAAACATTTTAATCAGGTTTATACGGCTATGCGGCGTCAAGGGCGTGTTGCTATCGGCCGCCGTGCCGGGAAAATAAAATCAGGGACGATTGTTCTTTTCGCTATTGATAAAGCAGGTAAGGTTCTGGATGCCAAAAGGATGCAGGGAGTAACCATTGGAGCCCGTTTTAAGACAATGCCAGCTTATATTGGCCAGGATATTCATTATTTTGACCGCTATAATCCGCTTGTCCGTAAGGAAAATAAACTGCTGCAGACGGCTATTGAAGATGCACGGGAGGTTTTCCTGCGAACAGAAGCCGGCAGTTATGAAGAAAGCCCTCAGCCGGCCCCGTTGACTGGTTTGGCTGCGCAGATTAAACTGCTGCCAGCACAGTTGAAATTACAGCTAAAATCTAAAAAACGTTCGGGTTAA
- the srlA gene encoding PTS glucitol/sorbitol transporter subunit IIC, with protein MNYITKFAEAFMNLFTLGGENFIGWMTSIVPVVLMLLVAMNAIIALIGEERMNRLGELSAKNPLTRYMILPFISAFMLGNPMAMSMGRFLPEYYKPSFIAAQMQFCHTSNGVFPHINPGELFVWMGIASGIKTLGLNEMELAIRYLLVGLIMNFVGGWVTDFTTAFVARQQGVTLSKSVEL; from the coding sequence ATGAACTATATCACAAAATTCGCAGAAGCTTTTATGAATCTCTTCACTCTGGGAGGAGAAAATTTCATCGGCTGGATGACCAGTATTGTACCGGTGGTTCTCATGCTGCTTGTTGCTATGAATGCGATTATTGCCTTGATCGGTGAAGAGAGGATGAATAGACTGGGGGAACTGTCGGCTAAAAATCCGCTGACCCGCTACATGATTTTGCCTTTTATTTCAGCTTTTATGCTGGGCAATCCGATGGCTATGAGTATGGGGCGTTTCCTGCCGGAATATTATAAACCGAGCTTTATTGCAGCCCAGATGCAGTTTTGTCACACTTCAAACGGAGTCTTTCCGCACATCAATCCCGGAGAATTGTTTGTCTGGATGGGAATTGCTTCAGGCATCAAAACGCTGGGGCTCAACGAAATGGAACTGGCTATTCGTTACCTTCTGGTCGGCCTGATTATGAACTTTGTCGGCGGCTGGGTCACAGACTTTACGACTGCTTTTGTCGCCAGACAGCAGGGTGTGACTTTAAGTAAATCAGTTGAATTATAA
- a CDS encoding rhomboid family intramembrane serine protease, whose amino-acid sequence MKAEIKRNPVTLFLLALTSLIFILMQLMYLGQAASVQAVLTFGGLYGEIIKAYPDQIWRLLTPIFVHIGWEHFIFNALSLYFIGRIAEQIWGSVRFLLLYILAGIAGNIFVFFFEPAVVEAGASTSLFGLFAAVAVIGYFGGSPFLRQLGRSYVMLIVFNLIFNLITPGISLSGHLGGLVGGALSAVFLPTLYEKNTFSKFQRLSAFLVYLLLMTLMLFSAFSVF is encoded by the coding sequence ATGAAAGCAGAAATAAAAAGAAATCCCGTCACTTTATTTTTACTGGCACTGACCAGTCTAATCTTTATATTAATGCAGCTGATGTATCTGGGACAGGCTGCCTCAGTTCAGGCCGTTTTGACCTTTGGCGGTTTGTACGGAGAAATCATAAAAGCTTATCCGGATCAAATTTGGCGCTTGCTGACGCCGATCTTTGTTCATATCGGCTGGGAACATTTTATCTTTAATGCCCTCTCTCTTTATTTTATTGGGCGAATAGCTGAGCAGATTTGGGGGTCAGTCCGTTTTTTGCTGCTTTATATTTTAGCAGGGATTGCAGGAAACATCTTTGTGTTCTTCTTTGAACCGGCAGTAGTAGAAGCCGGAGCTTCAACATCTTTATTTGGCCTTTTTGCCGCAGTTGCTGTTATCGGTTATTTTGGCGGCAGTCCATTTTTGCGCCAGCTGGGACGCTCGTATGTGATGCTGATTGTGTTTAATCTGATTTTTAATCTTATAACTCCTGGTATCAGTCTGTCCGGGCATTTAGGAGGGTTAGTCGGCGGTGCTTTGTCAGCTGTTTTTCTGCCTACCCTTTATGAAAAAAATACTTTCAGCAAATTTCAGCGACTGTCAGCTTTTCTGGTTTACCTACTTCTCATGACTTTGATGCTTTTTTCCGCTTTTTCTGTTTTTTAG
- a CDS encoding N-acetyldiaminopimelate deacetylase, with protein sequence MLDLIATRRALHQIPEIGLQEFKTHEFLLKTIADLTADKEFVEIRTWQTGILVFLKGRQPQKTIGWRTDIDGLPIVEETDLSFKSLHKDRMHACGHDMHMTVALGLLDRLVQHQPKDNLLFLFQPAEENAAGGMLMYEAGAFGSWLPDEFYGLHVRPDLKVGDIATNRSTLFAGTCEVKIRFTGQSGHAAFPHTANDALIAASYFITQVQSVVSRNVDPIEGAVVTFGSMHAGTTNNVIAGTASLHGTIRALTQEMSAHVQKRVRAIAEGVASSFGMELDLELNPSGYLPVENHPQLADQLMTFFAAREGVRLIDCAPAMTGEDFGYLLHKVPGVMFWLGVDTPYPLHHPKMSPKEEALPFAVETISAFLSNKAG encoded by the coding sequence ATGCTTGATTTAATTGCAACACGGCGTGCGCTCCATCAAATACCTGAAATTGGACTGCAGGAATTCAAAACGCATGAGTTTTTACTGAAAACAATTGCTGATTTGACTGCTGACAAAGAGTTTGTTGAAATCAGAACGTGGCAGACAGGTATTTTGGTCTTTCTTAAGGGCCGCCAGCCGCAAAAAACGATAGGCTGGCGCACGGATATTGACGGTTTGCCGATTGTTGAAGAAACTGACCTCAGCTTTAAATCGCTTCATAAAGATCGTATGCATGCCTGCGGTCATGATATGCATATGACGGTGGCACTGGGCCTGTTAGACCGTTTGGTGCAGCACCAGCCAAAAGATAATCTGCTCTTTCTTTTTCAGCCTGCTGAAGAGAATGCAGCTGGCGGTATGCTTATGTATGAAGCCGGTGCTTTTGGCAGCTGGCTGCCGGATGAGTTTTATGGTCTGCATGTACGCCCTGATTTGAAAGTCGGCGATATCGCTACCAACCGCAGTACTTTGTTTGCCGGAACGTGTGAAGTCAAAATAAGATTTACCGGCCAAAGCGGCCACGCAGCCTTTCCGCATACGGCTAATGATGCCCTGATTGCGGCAAGCTATTTCATTACACAAGTACAGTCAGTCGTAAGCCGCAATGTTGATCCTATTGAAGGGGCCGTCGTGACTTTTGGCTCTATGCATGCTGGGACAACAAATAATGTTATTGCCGGGACCGCTTCTCTTCATGGGACCATTCGGGCTTTGACGCAGGAGATGAGTGCACATGTCCAAAAGCGGGTTCGGGCTATAGCAGAAGGTGTTGCCAGTTCATTTGGGATGGAACTTGACTTGGAGCTCAACCCCTCAGGCTATCTGCCTGTGGAGAACCACCCGCAGTTAGCTGACCAGCTGATGACTTTTTTTGCTGCTCGGGAAGGGGTCCGTTTGATTGACTGCGCTCCTGCTATGACGGGGGAGGATTTTGGCTACCTCCTGCATAAGGTGCCTGGAGTCATGTTCTGGCTGGGAGTAGATACTCCTTATCCTCTGCATCATCCTAAAATGAGCCCCAAGGAAGAAGCTTTGCCTTTTGCAGTAGAAACGATCAGTGCTTTTTTAAGCAATAAAGCAGGATAG
- a CDS encoding fructose-6-phosphate aldolase has protein sequence MKLMLDTANLEAVRWGQDFLPLAGVTTNPSIIKKEGQMDFFAHLRQIRQIIGYDRTLHVQVVALEAEDMLAEARAILNHVDKEVYIKVPVTVEGLKVIKLLHAEGIYTTATAIYSKMQAYLAIAAGADYIAPYYNRMENLNIDAASAIADIAEEIKRTGAAAQILGASYKNIEQINRTVEAGGQAVTVAPDLVKQSLQLPAVTQAVQDFREDWFASFGPNQAITDL, from the coding sequence ATGAAATTAATGTTGGATACTGCTAATTTGGAGGCTGTTCGCTGGGGGCAGGATTTTCTGCCGTTGGCGGGAGTAACAACCAATCCTTCAATTATAAAAAAGGAGGGGCAAATGGATTTTTTTGCCCACCTGCGCCAGATTCGCCAGATTATCGGCTATGACCGCACTCTGCATGTTCAGGTTGTGGCTTTAGAAGCAGAGGATATGCTGGCGGAGGCTCGGGCTATTCTGAATCATGTGGACAAAGAGGTTTATATCAAAGTTCCTGTTACTGTCGAAGGTTTAAAAGTCATTAAACTGTTGCATGCGGAAGGGATTTATACTACAGCGACCGCTATTTATTCCAAAATGCAAGCTTATTTGGCAATTGCTGCTGGCGCGGATTATATCGCACCATATTACAATCGCATGGAAAATTTAAATATTGATGCCGCTTCTGCTATTGCAGATATAGCTGAGGAAATCAAGCGAACAGGTGCTGCCGCACAGATTTTAGGAGCCAGCTATAAAAATATTGAACAGATTAACCGGACTGTAGAAGCTGGCGGACAAGCTGTTACTGTCGCTCCGGATCTCGTTAAGCAGTCTTTGCAGCTACCGGCTGTCACACAGGCTGTTCAGGATTTCAGAGAAGACTGGTTTGCCAGTTTTGGTCCAAATCAAGCCATTACAGATTTGTAA